ATAGTGTTTTATCTGgtaaattagatataaaatagggattagaaatattgaaattttgttttttagtatttgttgttatggcgGCACCAGCAATACTGatatattatgtgaaaatttcaattgtttaactatcacggttcatgagatacagcctggtgaccgacggacagacagacggacggacagcggagtcttagtgatagggtctcgttttaacctttgggtacggaaccctaaaaatgtcagAAGGATTCCTTTTGTTTACCTACTCTTACAAGGAATCTATTCAAATCGtgttaataaatacctactgtataccaatattattcaaaaaatttaaaactataataaCGTAAAATATTATGACAATGAAGTCGGTTAGAAACGTTTTTTCAAATCGTCCCATCGTATTACCTTTGCATAGAAATATCCTTCATTTGAAAAATTTGATCCCATGGCAGTGTATCACATTCGTAAAACTCTGGCGATGGGCTGATCCATAGGAAAGCAtgattttaatacaaaaataataattattttaatgatggataaaaatagaCTTTTCTAATCTGAgaagtaataaatatattttttatgctaTTTTGCAAGCAAGTTGTTGCATTAGCGCCTAATTACTGATAGTAGGTACGTTGTTTGCAACGTAGTATCTAAGTCGGTAAACTGAATCGCTGAACAAATTGAAGCCATGCCTCGAAGGTACGCCGTTCGATCACAGTTATCACTGAGTGTCAAAACGATTATTTTAAACTTGAGCTTGTATAAGTATCTATAACCGATTGCGGAGTCTACATCTTAGGTCTCATTCGTTAGTAGATACTAGAAgcctttagcgtttaaactatcgtgagtcatttacattataaatgtagaagaaaccggctttactcacgaaCCAATCTGTTGTCCGTTTTTCACAGGAACTCGGTTCGcgaacgcgtcgcggttgagactggaCTCCTGGTtgaaaggaccccggatgggttcgaaactggTCAGGCTAAcgtacgtgagtaaagccggtttcttgTACATTTATACTAGAAGCCTGTCAAAACGGTTTTGAATAATTAGCAATCCCTGGCTAAAATGAAGATGTCGGCTCACCTTGAAAGTCTGCTGGCATCTTCTTCTACTTGCGATGGTTGACCTCTTATAATGGCAGGAACCAGACTAAACCCTGGTGGAGGCTGGTATTCCTCTGGTGGTTTCTTGATATCTTTAACCCGAATTCCTGGTTTGTTGCGCCGTAAGTTTTTGTGCACTTCTTGGTTTTTCATGTGGAcctgaaaattataaatgaaaattataGACATGAGTTAcgcataattttaatttttaagatagGAATTTTATAAGAAACTCAAAAACAGAAAATTTGACAAAAGATACATCCATTTCAACCCATTTCCATATGCATGATTCAGAAAGGATCCGTTATGTCTTATTTGTTTATGGATTGCAGTCTGCATTAAATGATTTTGGAGATCCAAAATATTACAAACATCTAGTTACAGGAGTACTgcctgactgacatatcaacgtgcAACTCAAATTACTAAATTTAGAATCTAGATATTACGCtattagttttctttaaaactCAACTAAAGACATTCTCAAAAATTCTACACATCCCGCTGCTGGGACGGGACAGCTATTAATAGGATTCTCAGTACCTGGTCAGCAAACGTCTGCAGCTGAGCTGCTCGTTCTTGCACGGAGTGTTGCTGCATTAGCTGTTGTTGAGATGGCGGTGCGGGCGGAGAGTGTTGCGGAGGCGGAGGTGCTGCACGATTCTTCAGTTTACGCCGTGCTGTAATACCGCAAAAGAATATCATTACCAGAAATTTTTGGGACGTTAGCCATATAACATTTGCATGATCATAGTTTTTTACGAGCTTTAGTAAAGAGGAGCCATCGTCCTTATTCGTCGTTTACTGTTtttcataattatatttatataggtacgtacAACCCTGGGAACGGGTCGCCATTTTTTGAAGCATGTTCGAAGATGTGAAAAGGTGCGTAAAAACCGCGCCAATATTGATGTAGTCTGTGTCGCTATGCGTAGATATGTGTCACGCACACAAGGTATTGTTTTATACACACAGATTGCGTAGTAAAAGATAAAATGATTTTCagaagttttaattaaaatactcACGACTCTGGTTTGTTGGAGCCGCTTTTTCAGAATTCTCATTTTCTTTGTTGCTCGAATTTGTACATACACTATCATTATCGTCCGTATTCATTCGTCTGAGTACTTTAGCCATTAtaacattgtttttatttggAACAcctgtaattaaaaatattcaaatatttacGACACTTcataaattaaaactttattgCCATGCTAAAGAGAAAGCCGTTGTAATATATTAACCAACAAAGGCTggaaataacaataatataggCACCAACATTCTTACCACGTTGAAGTGCttgatgatgattgaaaaaattatctaaaaaacaatatttttacagtACCTGCTCTTTGTTGCTTCCTTTGGTTTTCTTGTTCAATCTGACTCTTCTTGAATTCTCTCGCCAATTGCTTTTGTCGTTCCTGAAGTCTCTTCCTTGTCAGCCAGCCTCGTACATGTCGTTGTAAGGTTAGGACCGATATTGCCATCTGTGCTTTTAATCTAAGGAAATTTTTCCGTGCCAGCCAGGCCCGTGCACACGCTTGCactaatataatttttcttaTCTGCGAAAATTTGCAATCAAATATAATAACGAGATCTACATGAAATATGCGAATATCTAATAGTGCGAAATTGTTAAATACTTTTAATGTCTTAGCTACTGAAAATATTATCATCTTCAAAATCGAAAAGTATGATGCAAACTAAAGGAACTTCTTCAAAgaatttattcatttaaaaatattgaagaCCTCAGCTCATTATGTCATTACAGCTTTTACCTGTTCTTCGTATATTCTTGCAAGTACTTCCACATGGTAATACTTCAAAAATACTTTAGATTTGCCAAGTGCCCATCCGTCCATTTTCAGTCGCAGTAGCAGAAGTCGACAGGAGTCACGATTAGGCTTCACTTCTTCCTCGTAACTGAATGCTAAGAAACCGTatctaataagaaaacaatgAAATGTTAGTCAAGGTTAACATAACTtacaaagtataaaaatattatattcaaccTTCAcacctttttaaaaattcatcatACGCAAGTCGATGAGAAAATCCATTTTGCCTTATCCGTATTGTTTCCAATACTCCGGTATATCTTAACTGTTTCAGTATTTTCGTTGAATCAAAATGTTTCGGTGATCGAGAGTCATTCGGTTTTAGACATCTTACAAATTGTGGCGTTCCACTGACCATCTTTTGAAGCAATTCCATTAAAGAATAACGGAAATATGTGGATACAGTTTGTTGTGCTCGTGACTGAGATGCAAGACCGCGACTGTTAAATCGATcctgtaggtataataaaataaattgaaatgttaGAACCGTTTGCAGCAGATAACTTATAGATATTACGAAAAAACTTTACCCGAATATCGTTAGACACTGGACTTTCTAATGTTCTAGAATCAATGTCTCCATTTAAAGCTGAGAATAAATTGCCGGTCTTCGTAATAGGGCATTggaataaaaatctgattgtaTCGTATTGACTCTGTCTCATAAGCTGGATTACTTCTGGAGGTAAGAAGTTGCGATTCTTTTCTAAGAAACCATCGGCTTGATAAACCACCCGACCAGCAAAATGATGAATGGCAAAACATACTGCATCTGACTTAGGACGCACATAATATTTGCTCTTAATATTTCGGTGAAATTTTTCTGCAATGGAAacaacaatgtacctacattagtaacaagattttttaattttaatatcagtTGAGTGTTGCgaataaaattgtttatttcttACCAATGAGACTTCTATCTGAAGAACGTGGGAACCGACTTTCCTCATCAAGCAGTGCCAATAAACCCATAGGCCTAGATAAAAGCATGTCTAAAACCGGTCTGTTGTCTGAAAATTCTACAAGATCAACTGGTACGCCTTCAGCCATATATTCTTGTTGTTCCCATGTGAAAATATGTTGATTAAAGTAGTATTGAATTTGTTCATTTGCGATGTTTATACAAAGTTGTTCAAATGAATTTCTCGCAAAGTTTTCGAAGCCAAAGATATCAAGAATTCCAATCGATAACTGGTCACTGCAAAAacaataaacataaaatataatatcatagtCAGTTTGATTATCATTTATTTGTGTATAGTTTCAATTCATTTGAAAGAAACAAACCTCTGGGGTCTATTTTGGCTCAAGAGTGCATTAATTCTCTCCACAATTCTATCAAAAGCTCTAGCGTATATCCCTCTTGCAGTAGCATCTCTTGCTACGGCAGCTTCTGCGGGTGAAGTGTAGCGTGCGATTGTTTCACCCTTAGTTACAACACTACTACTTGTTAGGCATTCTCGAAGATCACTTGTCTCGACTCCTAATAAACACGATGCTgcgaaacaaaatattaatttgtattttgaattatattatattgatttcAGTTCAATCGAATTCCATtaaaaataaactctatttaTTGTCTGTTATTTGTTTGTGTatagtttaataatatatatttacctCTATGTAATGGTGCTGTATCAATTATAGTAGCTCTGTTATCAGCATTATATTCACCGGCAGTTTCGGCAAACTCTATATCTCCAAGATGTAAAATAGCCGCTAGCATTCTGTATATAATCTGTACCTCATCTTCATGAAATCCCACTACCTaaaattagtattccatatttgaattttgaccttgtaattatgaattaaaaaatttaaaatatatattttcgcAGATTTACCTTAAATGCTTGATTCAGTTGGCGCCATCGGTGCACATTATGTTCACGATGAGCTACTGAAAGGGGCTGTAGATACCGATGCCTAGACTTTAATTGTTCATCAAGATAAAATTTTCTCCAACGACCTTCACTTTCTAGGCCATCATAAAGATAATAGAAGACATGAAAATTACTCTCACccctataaaaaattaaaaattaacagcaaaaatgtttttgttatcttcatttaattatttatcattcaAGTACTACTTACAATGCCTGATGAACTACTCGTGATTGTTCTAGAAGATAAACCGATATTCGAGCTCCTGAAATTTTTCCCACTCTCATTATAGACAAATCCAAATACTTTCCAAAACGAGAACTATTAGCATTTATTCCTGTACGTGCATTTCCAAAAGCTTCCATTATTGGATTTACTTGTAGTATTTTGTCTTCTAAATTTCCATACTGTGTCTGAACAGAATAGTAAATTTTAATCTTGCAttgtttttaattgataaatttatttaaataaaattctgtataCGCACTTTCGATAAATATGCTAGTTGTTTCAAAAGAAGGTTAGCAGATTCAGTTTTTCCGGCTCCACTTTCACCTGATATAACGATAGCTTGATTTTGTTTTTGGTGTAACAACGCTTGATGGGCTGCATCAGCCACTGCATAGATGTGAGGAGGATTATCTGACCGACAACGGCCTTGGTATAGTTGTTGAGTCTATCAAGAAAATAAGagattttttatattacaagataaaatatatataaaataatacttttgataTTCATTTTACATAAAGTAAATATCCATTATCATATTAAAAACgtgaaagtgtttctgtctgtctatgtgtatatgtttttttacctttttaaagCTCAATCGCTGAACCAATTTGACAGAATTTGGCACAAAGATTTATTGAGAGTTATATGTACAATTGAGAGTTATGCACAATAGATTATGTACAGTTTAAATCCTGGAGAAGGACAAAGGATCCTTTTAATCccataaaattaaagagttcccttgaGATTTACAAAAATCCATGCCGTCATCTAGTTTATCAtaatttactattattatttattttaccttaGTTGTGTATATTCCTATATCTGTAAAAGGGTTGACTGCAACTAGTATATCtccaatgtaggtatatatttgatTTTGAGTGTATCGTTTTTGTAATTGGTCTACAATGGCATCTTCTGTTAACGTTTCGAGAGTAGCTAAATCATCTGTATACATTTTTTCTGGCTTTGCTTTTCGATGAGATTTTAATTTCCCTCTTTTTGTGGTAGCTTCTAGTGCACGAGAAGTTCGCCCATCTGCTCTTTGTCTCTTTATTTCTGCGTGAAGTTCTTTCCGAATctgtaatattaataaaattacataaatatacACGTACATTACACAAATCTAAGATTTTATATGATGATATATACAATAACCCTAATGGTTATATAAAGTTTACTTTTTGTTCAGGTCTACAAAAATATTGcttacaattattaataattatggcAAAAAAATGTAATAGAAGTATGGCAAATAATAATTTCCGCAGATCAGTCATTATTTTCGcagctatttattatttaatgctAAACCATTTAAACACAGACCAGTGGTCGTAGCTCATTTTTTTTCTGCTTGGTTTAATAGTACCTGTTTTTGATAATTACCTTATCTTCAAAATTATTCACAGCTAGTAGTAATGGATGTTCTAAAAGTTCCCGCGCAAATGGCCTTTGATTCATATCTTTGACCAAACATTCCGAGataaaatctgttaattgtGAAGAAAAAACTTCTGGATGAGACAAAGTTGGCGGTGGATTACGAGGAATTTGAAACAGGGCTCGCATTGGATGTAAGCCAGATAACGGTGGCTCTCCTTCTGCTAATTCAATGGCTGTGATACCAACTGACCACACATCACATCTACAATCATAAGATTGATCTAATTGTTGCTCGCACGCTATTACCTGAAAGAAATTATCTACGTTTATACTTGTTCTAATAGTCTCAAGAGCTTTTTACAagtagtttattatattatgcgtCTTTACCTCTGGCGCCATCCAATAAGGAGTACCCACAGACGTATTTCTCCTAGCAACTGTTGCAGCTAAATGCGATGAGACGCCAAAATCTACAAGTTTTACTTCAGCGTGTTcagtcaataaaatattatgtccttTTACATCTCGGTGCATACATCGATGCGCATGAAGATGTGTCAGAGCTCGCACTGTACCACGGAGAACATATGCAAGCTGAGGCTCTGTTAATCTACTTCCACGAGCTCGCATTCCTGCACTTAAATCAGTCACTGAGCCGCCTGTGCAAAGCTGAAAGGTAAATGAGCTGTATTGCATTAGAAGGTCAGTGAGATAACAATCGACATGACTAGTTATGTTACAATACTTGCCTCCATAACAAACCATATTTGATCATCTTCTGACGATATTCCTCGTTTTAAGAATAGTCCGAAGAATTCAGGGATATTCGGATGGCTGGATAAATCTCTGAATACGAGAAATTCTTCTTCTATTTCTTCAATATTTTCAGCAATGTTTTCTAAAAtctgttaacaaataaactaaattaccattattattaataaatcatATAAACTAGGTAGACTAAGATGTCTGTCCTATAAAAGtagtggccgccattttttgatttaggtactagctgatgtccgtgactttttgattttccaggataaaaattagcctatgcccATCTCCGAGTAGCAAGAAATCTCTGtcccaaatttcatcataatcatttGAATCAATAAAAATGTACTTAACAAGAATTTCTacctactttcgcatttataataataaattataatccatactaatattataaatgcgaaagtgtgtctgtctgtctgtctgtctgctagcttttcacggcttaaccgttcaaccgattttgacgaaatttggtacacgggtagcttgcaacccggggaaggacataggctttttatcccggaaaatttaagagttcccacaggatttttaaaaacctaaatccacgcgtacgaagtcgcgggcatcagctagtatgcaaTAACTTACAAGCGATATGACATGatgctgttttttttaaataatttggtcGGGAGTCGTGACTGTAATGCTTATTCCGACATAAATTATCATAAACATTACGACTTCCATCTACTGCTATGAACATTGCCATAAAAGGCTGCATTCATGATGGTGCAAATATTACTGTGGCCTTGACATCAATGTAAACTTTTGATATAATATCTACGCAATCCTATTACAAGCTAAATGCTAACAATAcctttcataaaatatttctcTTTGTTGTAGTGACTCAACTGTAACCTTTATGTTCGCAAAATACTACTATGCCTATTCACACATCTACTCATGTGTTCATACTacctaatctaaatctatatatataaaaggaaaaggtgactgactgactgactgatctatcaacgcaaagctcaaactatagtagacggatcgggttgtaatttggcatacagatagctattatgacgtagacatccgctaagaaaggacttttgtgaattcaacccctgggggtaaaatagggggttgaaatttgtgtagtccacgaggacgaagtcgcgggaacaagctagtaataataattataaatgcaaaaacattatcttttatttcatgtaggacaactagtGTCTCTTACGTCTGTGTCGCTACCGCccggttcggaaagcaaatTCTACTGAGAAAGCTTGCAAGAAACTCAGTAGTTGCTCTATGCGAAAGTATGTGCGGTTTCACTTTTCCTTTTCGCAGCCTATTCGTTTagctgattttgacgaaagattcAGAGATactagcttgcattctggagaaGGATATagccggaaaataaaagagttttgtaaaacctaaatccagcgaATCATCTACCTAGTAGTAGTTAAATAAGTTAGAAGAtagaaattgtaatgtatttcactaagataACACCGTTTGTTTACCAATTCATGTAACGTCTTCacttgaaatttaaatttaaatgcatttttattgcacttattgatcgaataatttttttgtgaattttttgcttatttattatcactttaggatcaaattaatatacttttcaaaaattgtaaaataccaTATTATTGCAGTTCGATTACCTTAACAGCAACTCGTCTCCCAGTCTTTTTGTCCTTAGCACAATACACTTCGCCATAGGTGCCTTCACCTATCAGCTCCTGTAACGTGAACCGGTCCTGTGGGTCGGCCGCGCGGTCCAACTCCACATGTTGGGAAAGCCCCCGGTATGCCATGTCACTGCGCATTGTTCTACAAGTCACATTGATTACAtctaaaagaaaagaaaaaatctttattgcaaACCACAAAgtaaacacaaacaaaaaacatacaaggatctaatagctgtagcatgcaaatgAAATTCTGTTTTATCAATTACTTTCATGTCTGTGTGTTATACCtatctatccgcggaaagaagttagtatagcgctctctctgttacgtaatcccatacatatgatagagacaaaactctcagtgggcgctaaccattttgagtcaaccaccaatcacaaatgaaactatgttttctaacaGAAAAAACGCTATAGGTACCAATTTCTTTCCTCGGATTGAGTATAGGGACAGAGTCGCGCTTGACTTAACTAATAGACGTTATTGACGGACGGTATATACCAATCAAATGTTTACACTGAATccaatataattaaaattacttgGAGTTTTATgttgttataaaaaataaaaatcatactataatattataaatgcgaaagtgtgtctgtctgtctgtctgctagcctttcacggaccatctgttcaacagattttgaaaaaatttgatacaaagatagcttgtataccggggaaggctactttttattccggaaaatcaaagagttcccacgtggtGTAAGAAAACCTAACGGACCAAATCcggggcatcatctacttaacAATAATATCACTCTTCCCAGGTCATAGtcatcatcttgatcaacccatcaccagcccactactgagcactgatCTCTTCTCCGATTGACAAGAGTTAAGGACATTGT
This genomic stretch from Maniola hyperantus chromosome 2, iAphHyp1.2, whole genome shotgun sequence harbors:
- the LOC117988427 gene encoding myosin-IIIb-like isoform X1; this translates as MRSDMAYRGLSQHVELDRAADPQDRFTLQELIGEGTYGEVYCAKDKKTGRRVAVKILENIAENIEEIEEEFLVFRDLSSHPNIPEFFGLFLKRGISSEDDQIWFVMELCTGGSVTDLSAGMRARGSRLTEPQLAYVLRGTVRALTHLHAHRCMHRDVKGHNILLTEHAEVKLVDFGVSSHLAATVARRNTSVGTPYWMAPEVIACEQQLDQSYDCRCDVWSVGITAIELAEGEPPLSGLHPMRALFQIPRNPPPTLSHPEVFSSQLTDFISECLVKDMNQRPFARELLEHPLLLAVNNFEDKIRKELHAEIKRQRADGRTSRALEATTKRGKLKSHRKAKPEKMYTDDLATLETLTEDAIVDQLQKRYTQNQIYTYIGDILVAVNPFTDIGIYTTKTQQLYQGRCRSDNPPHIYAVADAAHQALLHQKQNQAIVISGESGAGKTESANLLLKQLAYLSKTQYGNLEDKILQVNPIMEAFGNARTGINANSSRFGKYLDLSIMRVGKISGARISVYLLEQSRVVHQALGESNFHVFYYLYDGLESEGRWRKFYLDEQLKSRHRYLQPLSVAHREHNVHRWRQLNQAFKVVGFHEDEVQIIYRMLAAILHLGDIEFAETAGEYNADNRATIIDTAPLHRASCLLGVETSDLRECLTSSSVVTKGETIARYTSPAEAAVARDATARGIYARAFDRIVERINALLSQNRPQSDQLSIGILDIFGFENFARNSFEQLCINIANEQIQYYFNQHIFTWEQQEYMAEGVPVDLVEFSDNRPVLDMLLSRPMGLLALLDEESRFPRSSDRSLIEKFHRNIKSKYYVRPKSDAVCFAIHHFAGRVVYQADGFLEKNRNFLPPEVIQLMRQSQYDTIRFLFQCPITKTGNLFSALNGDIDSRTLESPVSNDIRDRFNSRGLASQSRAQQTVSTYFRYSLMELLQKMVSGTPQFVRCLKPNDSRSPKHFDSTKILKQLRYTGVLETIRIRQNGFSHRLAYDEFLKRYGFLAFSYEEEVKPNRDSCRLLLLRLKMDGWALGKSKVFLKYYHVEVLARIYEEQIRKIILVQACARAWLARKNFLRLKAQMAISVLTLQRHVRGWLTRKRLQERQKQLAREFKKSQIEQENQRKQQRAGVPNKNNVIMAKVLRRMNTDDNDSVCTNSSNKENENSEKAAPTNQSPRRKLKNRAAPPPPQHSPPAPPSQQQLMQQHSVQERAAQLQTFADQVHMKNQEVHKNLRRNKPGIRVKDIKKPPEEYQPPPGFSLVPAIIRGQPSQVEEDASRLSSPSPEFYECDTLPWDQIFQMKDISMQRHQQNPHDKGYNDEKPLQSNQNWQNLPCSRQCGGLVSGQQKQGNKIIQLVKQTHKNDPPPRPVYSPAYDPESDLRKILRNSPEMLATPVFSSDDDYTDGPFRFKQLLRPTLGPTESLRKRKVRNSSHQSPWMSDSSQDSNSSKVLYNKRRPQISMGVYYN
- the LOC117988427 gene encoding myosin-IIIb-like isoform X2, which produces MRSDMAYRGLSQHVELDRAADPQDRFTLQELIGEGTYGEVYCAKDKKTGRRVAVKILENIAENIEEIEEEFLVFRDLSSHPNIPEFFGLFLKRGISSEDDQIWFVMELCTGGSVTDLSAGMRARGSRLTEPQLAYVLRGTVRALTHLHAHRCMHRDVKGHNILLTEHAEVKLVDFGVSSHLAATVARRNTSVGTPYWMAPEVIACEQQLDQSYDCRCDVWSVGITAIELAEGEPPLSGLHPMRALFQIPRNPPPTLSHPEVFSSQLTDFISECLVKDMNQRPFARELLEHPLLLAVNNFEDKIRKELHAEIKRQRADGRTSRALEATTKRGKLKSHRKAKPEKMYTDDLATLETLTEDAIVDQLQKRYTQNQIYTYIGDILVAVNPFTDIGIYTTKTQQLYQGRCRSDNPPHIYAVADAAHQALLHQKQNQAIVISGESGAGKTESANLLLKQLAYLSKYGNLEDKILQVNPIMEAFGNARTGINANSSRFGKYLDLSIMRVGKISGARISVYLLEQSRVVHQALGESNFHVFYYLYDGLESEGRWRKFYLDEQLKSRHRYLQPLSVAHREHNVHRWRQLNQAFKVVGFHEDEVQIIYRMLAAILHLGDIEFAETAGEYNADNRATIIDTAPLHRASCLLGVETSDLRECLTSSSVVTKGETIARYTSPAEAAVARDATARGIYARAFDRIVERINALLSQNRPQSDQLSIGILDIFGFENFARNSFEQLCINIANEQIQYYFNQHIFTWEQQEYMAEGVPVDLVEFSDNRPVLDMLLSRPMGLLALLDEESRFPRSSDRSLIEKFHRNIKSKYYVRPKSDAVCFAIHHFAGRVVYQADGFLEKNRNFLPPEVIQLMRQSQYDTIRFLFQCPITKTGNLFSALNGDIDSRTLESPVSNDIRDRFNSRGLASQSRAQQTVSTYFRYSLMELLQKMVSGTPQFVRCLKPNDSRSPKHFDSTKILKQLRYTGVLETIRIRQNGFSHRLAYDEFLKRYGFLAFSYEEEVKPNRDSCRLLLLRLKMDGWALGKSKVFLKYYHVEVLARIYEEQIRKIILVQACARAWLARKNFLRLKAQMAISVLTLQRHVRGWLTRKRLQERQKQLAREFKKSQIEQENQRKQQRAGVPNKNNVIMAKVLRRMNTDDNDSVCTNSSNKENENSEKAAPTNQSPRRKLKNRAAPPPPQHSPPAPPSQQQLMQQHSVQERAAQLQTFADQVHMKNQEVHKNLRRNKPGIRVKDIKKPPEEYQPPPGFSLVPAIIRGQPSQVEEDASRLSSPSPEFYECDTLPWDQIFQMKDISMQRHQQNPHDKGYNDEKPLQSNQNWQNLPCSRQCGGLVSGQQKQGNKIIQLVKQTHKNDPPPRPVYSPAYDPESDLRKILRNSPEMLATPVFSSDDDYTDGPFRFKQLLRPTLGPTESLRKRKVRNSSHQSPWMSDSSQDSNSSKVLYNKRRPQISMGVYYN
- the LOC117988427 gene encoding myosin-IIIa-like isoform X6 — its product is MRSDMAYRGLSQHVELDRAADPQDRFTLQELIGEGTYGEVYCAKDKKTGRRVAVKILENIAENIEEIEEEFLVFRDLSSHPNIPEFFGLFLKRGISSEDDQIWFVMELCTGGSVTDLSAGMRARGSRLTEPQLAYVLRGTVRALTHLHAHRCMHRDVKGHNILLTEHAEVKLVDFGVSSHLAATVARRNTSVGTPYWMAPEVIACEQQLDQSYDCRCDVWSVGITAIELAEGEPPLSGLHPMRALFQIPRNPPPTLSHPEVFSSQLTDFISECLVKDMNQRPFARELLEHPLLLAVNNFEDKIRKELHAEIKRQRADGRTSRALEATTKRGKLKSHRKAKPEKMYTDDLATLETLTEDAIVDQLQKRYTQNQIYTYIGDILVAVNPFTDIGIYTTKTQQLYQGRCRSDNPPHIYAVADAAHQALLHQKQNQAIVISGESGAGKTESANLLLKQLAYLSKTQYGNLEDKILQVNPIMEAFGNARTGINANSSRFGKYLDLSIMRVGKISGARISVYLLEQSRVVHQALGESNFHVFYYLYDGLESEGRWRKFYLDEQLKSRHRYLQPLSVAHREHNVHRWRQLNQAFKVVGFHEDEVQIIYRMLAAILHLGDIEFAETAGEYNADNRATIIDTAPLHRASCLLGVETSDLRECLTSSSVVTKGETIARYTSPAEAAVARDATARGIYARAFDRIVERINALLSQNRPQSDQLSIGILDIFGFENFARNSFEQLCINIANEQIQYYFNQHIFTWEQQEYMAEGVPVDLVEFSDNRPVLDMLLSRPMGLLALLDEESRFPRSSDRSLIEKFHRNIKSKYYVRPKSDAVCFAIHHFAGRVVYQADGFLEKNRNFLPPEVIQLMRQSQYDTIRFLFQCPITKTGNLFSALNGDIDSRTLESPVSNDIRDRFNSRGLASQSRAQQTVSTYFRYSLMELLQKMVSGTPQFVRCLKPNDSRSPKHFDSTKILKQLRYTGVLETIRIRQNGFSHRLAYDEFLKRYGFLAFSYEEEVKPNRDSCRLLLLRLKMDGWALGKSKVFLKYYHVEVLARIYEEQIRKIILVQACARAWLARKNFLRLKAQMAISVLTLQRHVRGWLTRKRLQERQKQLAREFKKSQIEQENQRKQQRAGVPNKNNVIMAKVLRRMNTDDNDSVCTNSSNKENENSEKAAPTNQSPRRKLKNRAAPPPPQHSPPAPPSQQQLMQQHSVQERAAQLQTFADQVHMKNQEVHKNLRRNKPGIRVKDIKKPPEEYQPPPGFSLVPAIIRGQPSQVEEDASRLSSPSPEFYECDTLPWDQIFQMKDISMQRHQQNPHDKGYNDEKPLQSNQNWQNLPCSRQCGGLVSF